A segment of the Homoserinimonas aerilata genome:
GCGCTGTTGCTCTATGCGGCGGCGTGGGCGCTGCTTCCGGATGCGACAGGTCGCATTCATCTGGAGGAGCTGTTCCGCGGTGTCTTCGACAAGGCGATCGCGGGCATCGGTGCGATGCTGTTGCTGTCGTTCCTGCCGTTCGCGCAGGGCTTCGGATGGTGGCAGTCGGCCGTCACGGGGCCCGGCTGGTACTTCGGCCCGTCACTGGGCGGAATCATCTGGACGATCATCGTTGTCGGCGCCATCATCTGGTTCGTCGTCTGGCTCGCTAACCGCAGCTCGGCGAAGGTCGACGGCCCCGCAGCATCCGCATCATTCACCGGCACGACGGGCACCGCGCCGGCGGCCGCCGGCGTGGCAGGAGACACCGTGAACAACCCCGGCCCCACAGCACCGCCGGCCCCACAGGCCGGCGCACCCGACGAGGCGATGGCCTCCTGGCGGGAGCAGCAGGCCGCCTGGAAGCGCGAGCATGACGCCTGGCGCCAGCAGCAGGCCGCCGATCTTCGGGCCCAGCATCAGCTGGCCGCAGCAGAGCAGCGCCGAATCAACCAGGCGTATGCGACCGAACAGCGCCGTATCGCCCAGGAGCAGGACGCGCTCACCCGGCCCAGCTCGGCTTTCACCCTGGCCGCGATCGGCCTGGCGCTGATCGCGGGAGCGGTGACGGCGCTGTGGTCGGTCGGCTTCGACTGGCAGGTCGAGTCGAAGGTGGTCGCGGCCATGAGTGCCACCCTTGCGGTGCTGGCCCTCGCGATCGTCGTCAACGGCTTCCGTGGCCGTCGCAGCGGCGGCTCGAGCGGCCTGGCGGTGCTCATCATCATCGCTCTGGTGACGACGAGCTTCTTCGGCTGGGTGCGCGGCCCGATCATCTCGAATCGCACGATCACCTGGCAGCCCACGCTGTCGCAGTCTGAGACTCGTGCCGTCATCTCAGGGGATGTCGAGCTCGACCTGAGCGACTATTTCGCGGACGACGAGAGCGGCCGCGGCACCGTTGACCTGTATGTGGTCTCCGGCGATGTCGATGTGACCCTGCCGTCGGATGCCCGCAGCCGCATCGACGTCTCCGTGCTGAGCGGCACCATTCGCAACGGCGGCGACGTATCCGACTCGGGGGGCTTCGCCAACAGTGTGGCCGAGTTCACCCCGCAGGAGGGTGAGGCCGGGCAGTCACGCGATGTGCGGGTCGAGGTCTACATCGTCTCCGGCGATGTGTCGTTCTCTCAGGCCCGCTAACCCTTCACCCACCGACCCTCAGGAGCCCTCATGAATGACAGCAACAACACCAGCGACGAGCAGCCGACGATCGTGCTCGATCAGACGACGACACCGGATGCCACCCCGACGACGGATGCGCGCCGCCCCGTGCGCACAGGAACGGTCGTGTGGGGAGTGATCCTCCTGGCGGCCGCGGGCTTCTTCGTGGCGACCCGCGTCGTGTTCCTGGATCAGCTCGACGGCTGGGCGGTTCTGGCGTGGTCTGCGATCGCGCTGGGTGCCATCTTCGTGGTGGGCGCCATCGCCGCCGCCCTGCGCCGCCGCTGAGTCCATCAACCAGCGAGCGAGTCGACGCCAGCGAGCGACTCAGTTGCGGTAGTTGGGCGCCTCCACGACCATCTGGATGTCGTGGGGGTGCGACTCCTTGAGGCCGGCCGCGGTGATGCGCACGAACTTGCCCTTCTGGCGAAGTTCGTCGATGTTGCGGGCGCCGACGTAGAACATCGACTGCCGCAGCCCGCCGAGCAGCTGATATGTGACGGATGCGACGGGGCCGCGGTAGGCGACCTTGCCTTCGATTCCTTCGGCGATGAGCTGGTCGTCGCTGGGCACATCGGCCTGGAAGTAGCGGTCCTTCGAGTAGCTGGTCTGCTTGCCGCGCGTCTGCATCGCTCCGAGGGAGCCCATGCCGCGGTACGACTTGAACTGCTTGCCGTTGACGAAGATCATGTCGCCGGGGCTTTCGTCGGTTCCGGCGAGCAGGGAGCCGAGCATGACGGTCTCGGCGCCGGCGACGAGCGCCTTGGCGATGTCGCCCGAGTACTGCAGCCCGCCGTCTGCGATGACGGGGATGCCGGCCTCGCGCGCGGCAAGGGATGCCTCGTAGACGGCGGTGACCTGGGGCACTCCGACTCCGGCGACGACGCGGGTGGTGCAGATGGAGCCGGGCCCGACGCCGACCTTGATGGCGTCGGCTCCTGCCTCGATGAGCGCCTGGGCGCCGGAGCGGGTGGCGACGTTGCCGCCGATGATGTCGATGCCGGCGAAGGCGCTGTCGGCTTTGAGCCGCTTGATGATGTCGATCTCGCCCCGCGAGTCGCCGTTGGCGGTGTCGACGACGATGACGTCGACTCCTGCGTCGGCGAGTGTGCCGGCGCGCTCCCAGGCGTCTCCGAAGAAGCCGATGGCCGCGCCAACGCGCAGGCGGCCTTCGTCATCCTTGGTCGCATAGGGGTACTGCTCGGTCTTGTCGAAGTCCTTGACGGTGATGAGCCCGGTGAGGCGACCCTCGGCGTCGACGAGCGGCAGCTTCTCGATCTTGTGCTCGGCGAAGATGGCGACCGCGGCATCCGGGTCGATTCCTGTGGGGCCGGTGATGAGCGGCAGGCGCGTCATGACGTCGCGCACGAGCGTGGTGGCCTTCTCGAACTGGGAGACGAAGCGCATGTCGCGGTTGGTGATGATGCCGACGAGGCGGCCGTCACCTTCGACGACGGGGAGGCCGGAGATGCGGAACTGGCCGCAGAGCGCGTCGACTTCGGCGACCGTCGCATCCGGTGTCGTCGTGACGGGGTTCGTGATCATGCCCGACTCTGAACGCTTCACCTTGTCGACGTAGGCGGCCTGGTCGGCGATGGAGAGGTTGCGGTGCAGGATGCCAAGCCCACCCTGACGCGCCATGGAGATCGCCATGCGACCCTCTGTGACGGTGTCCATCGCGGCGGAGATGAGGGGCGTGTTGACCCGGATGTTACGGGTCAGGCGCGAGGACGTGTCGACCTCGCTGGGGATGACGTCGGTGTGACCGGGCAGCAGCATCACGTCGTCGTAGGTGAGTCCGATGAAACCGAAGGGATCCGGCTGGTCCATTTTTCCCCTTTGTGAGAATCGCCAATGTGCCCGCATTCCGGGCGGAGGATGCCGAAGAATCTGCACTGGTTCCCGGTGATTCATCTTAACCAGTTCGCGCTGTGATGTATTCCACCGCCATAATTGCCACACCGCTTGTGACCGGGACGAAACATCCGGGTCATATTCGACAACTAACGTCAACGACGACGGCAGCCGCCCGGCGCACCCGTGCCGGTAGCGATGCTTTGGAGGTTCCGTGAGATATTCCGGCAGATCCCTGGCTCGAGAGAAGAGATGGCTGATCGTCATCCTGCTCGCCCTGATCTCTGTGATGACATTGTGGTCGGTTCCGGCCCATGCCGATGAGGTGAACGTCGACGAGTACGACTTCATCTTCAGCGGCAACGTTAAGTACAACGGCGAACCCCTCGAGGGCGTCACCCTCAATGTGAAGGGCGGCGGCTATGACGAGGATGTCGACACGGATGCCGAGGGCAAGTGGCGCATCGGCGTTCCGGAGAAGACGACGTACGAGATCACGCTGATCGAGTCGACCCTGCCTGACGGCGTCATCGTGAGCGAGGACGAGAACCAGCGGGTCACGATCAGCGAGAAGGGTGCGACGATCGAGGCCGAGTTCGGCCTGACGAACAACAAGTCGGTGAACTTCTTTCTGGGCGAGGGCGTGCGCAATGTGACGAGCGACCTCGATCGCCTGATCGAGCGCATCATCAACGGCCTCAACTTCGGCCTCATGTTGGCTTTGGCGTCGATCGGCCTGTCCTTGACGTTCGGCACGACGGGAATCTCGAACTTCGCGCACGCGGAGATGGTCACCTTCGGCGCCGTCATGGCGCTCGTCTTCGGGGTGACGTTGGCGGTTCCGATCTGGGTGGCGATCCCGATCGCCGTCGTCCTCTCGGGGGTCCTGGGATGGTTGATGGATGTGGGGATCTGGAAACCCTTGCGGCTACGCGGCCTCAGTGTGGTGCAGCTGATGATCGTCAGTATCGGGCTCTCGCTCGCGATGCGGTACATCTTCCAGTTCTTCATCGGGGGCGGCACCCAACAGCTGCCCGACTCCGGTTCCGCGAAGATCCAGCTGATCGGCCCGATCAGACTGTCGCCGACGGACATGATCAGCATGGGCGTCTCGATCGTCGTTCTGCTCGGCGTCGCATACTGGCTGCTGCGCACACGCACCGGCAAGGCGACGAGGGCGATCTCCGACAACCCGTCGCTCGCGGCGGCATCCGGCATTGACGTGCACCGTGTCGTGCGACTCATCTGGGTGCTCGGCGCTGTGCTGGCCGGCCTCTCGGGCGTGCTGTGGGCGTATTTCCGCCCCGGCATCAAGTGGGACATGGGGTGGCAGATCCTGCTGCTGATCTTCGCGGCTGTCGTGCTCGGCGGCCTCGGCACGGCCTTCGGCGCACTGCTCGGCTCGATCATCGTGGGCCTGCTCGTGGAGGTCTCCACACTGTGGGTGCCGTCAGACATCAAATACGTGGGGGCGCTCACCATTCTGATCGTGGTGCTGCTGTTCCGGCCTCAGGGCATCCTGGGGCGCAGAGAGAGGATCGGTTAGCACCATGGACTGGAATTTCATAGTAAGCAACACCGCTTCCTGGCTGCTCATGCCAGACACCATCGCCTATGCGATCGCCACCGTGGGCCTGGCCGTGCATTTCGGCTACGGGGGCCTGCTGAACTTTGGTCAGGCCGGCTTCATGGCGCTGGGCGCCTACGGTTACGCGATCTCGATCCTCAGTTTCGGTCTGCCGTGGTGGGTCGGAATCCTGGTCGGTGTCGGGGCATCCGTGATCTTCGCCTTGCTGCTGGGCCTGCCGACGCTGCGTCTGCGCGCCGACTATCTGGCGATCGCGAC
Coding sequences within it:
- a CDS encoding PspC domain-containing protein; amino-acid sequence: MAHKTPPTAGDDTTSGDATGTTATAATAPRSNAFFTWMRELGIVREPGWIGGVSAGLATRLRIDVVIVRGLIVVLGLVGGPALLLYAAAWALLPDATGRIHLEELFRGVFDKAIAGIGAMLLLSFLPFAQGFGWWQSAVTGPGWYFGPSLGGIIWTIIVVGAIIWFVVWLANRSSAKVDGPAASASFTGTTGTAPAAAGVAGDTVNNPGPTAPPAPQAGAPDEAMASWREQQAAWKREHDAWRQQQAADLRAQHQLAAAEQRRINQAYATEQRRIAQEQDALTRPSSAFTLAAIGLALIAGAVTALWSVGFDWQVESKVVAAMSATLAVLALAIVVNGFRGRRSGGSSGLAVLIIIALVTTSFFGWVRGPIISNRTITWQPTLSQSETRAVISGDVELDLSDYFADDESGRGTVDLYVVSGDVDVTLPSDARSRIDVSVLSGTIRNGGDVSDSGGFANSVAEFTPQEGEAGQSRDVRVEVYIVSGDVSFSQAR
- the guaB gene encoding IMP dehydrogenase, giving the protein MDQPDPFGFIGLTYDDVMLLPGHTDVIPSEVDTSSRLTRNIRVNTPLISAAMDTVTEGRMAISMARQGGLGILHRNLSIADQAAYVDKVKRSESGMITNPVTTTPDATVAEVDALCGQFRISGLPVVEGDGRLVGIITNRDMRFVSQFEKATTLVRDVMTRLPLITGPTGIDPDAAVAIFAEHKIEKLPLVDAEGRLTGLITVKDFDKTEQYPYATKDDEGRLRVGAAIGFFGDAWERAGTLADAGVDVIVVDTANGDSRGEIDIIKRLKADSAFAGIDIIGGNVATRSGAQALIEAGADAIKVGVGPGSICTTRVVAGVGVPQVTAVYEASLAAREAGIPVIADGGLQYSGDIAKALVAGAETVMLGSLLAGTDESPGDMIFVNGKQFKSYRGMGSLGAMQTRGKQTSYSKDRYFQADVPSDDQLIAEGIEGKVAYRGPVASVTYQLLGGLRQSMFYVGARNIDELRQKGKFVRITAAGLKESHPHDIQMVVEAPNYRN
- a CDS encoding branched-chain amino acid ABC transporter permease encodes the protein MTLWSVPAHADEVNVDEYDFIFSGNVKYNGEPLEGVTLNVKGGGYDEDVDTDAEGKWRIGVPEKTTYEITLIESTLPDGVIVSEDENQRVTISEKGATIEAEFGLTNNKSVNFFLGEGVRNVTSDLDRLIERIINGLNFGLMLALASIGLSLTFGTTGISNFAHAEMVTFGAVMALVFGVTLAVPIWVAIPIAVVLSGVLGWLMDVGIWKPLRLRGLSVVQLMIVSIGLSLAMRYIFQFFIGGGTQQLPDSGSAKIQLIGPIRLSPTDMISMGVSIVVLLGVAYWLLRTRTGKATRAISDNPSLAAASGIDVHRVVRLIWVLGAVLAGLSGVLWAYFRPGIKWDMGWQILLLIFAAVVLGGLGTAFGALLGSIIVGLLVEVSTLWVPSDIKYVGALTILIVVLLFRPQGILGRRERIG